Proteins encoded together in one Micromonospora auratinigra window:
- a CDS encoding lantibiotic dehydratase — translation MSHRIPLGDTGWSVWRDVVLRTAGFPAAGLDRLTAPEAAAVADAHLDGTVTREVAEKALGTAFAGSSAELAELAADPLLREAVTWQNPDMLIALDGLLHTDPAVRNVRRRKRELSLLRYWQRYCGKAETIGFFGPVCWGVLDPDDPDTRLTPGPGLVARREVVFEAWALIAYADRLADDLAVRRWWAPALQPHLSVVDRQLCWPLHPPVPLTAAEARLLGYCDGRTPAIELAARAVADGDVGLRTTADAYLLLDRLVDRGQLTWDANLPNSPEAERVLTARLAAIGDAGTRAEVGAGFDRLRAARDAVAAAAGDPDRLGAALVLLNAEFTAVTGRPATRQSGEMYAGRTVLYEETSRDLTVRVGATVTDALAAPLSIVLHAARWLTAQVGAGCARIVADLHAELAADGPVRLADVWFLAQGMLLAPDGPVARAGAELTERWTRLCGLRDLPAGQPELRLDAADLAERAAELFPATGPGWPSARIHNADVQLAADSVAALNRGEFLLVLGELHPATVPYDSAVLTPFHPDPVALRAALDADLGPARLRVLYPEGWPRLATRTTYALAGPADRQLGIDTARGGDVERLVPATAVRVEAVAGDLVAVFPDGGRWPVTEVFASLLGALLVDSFKLLDPAPHTPRITIDRLVVNRRGWRTTAGGCGLAGHRTEAERYLAVRRWRTALDLPERVFVKVGTEVKPCYVDLTGPLYAQSLCAMVDAALKTGPDVPVTVTELLPEPARSWVTDAAGHGYVSELRLQITDPAPYRGDHG, via the coding sequence GTGAGCCACCGGATCCCCCTCGGCGACACGGGCTGGTCGGTCTGGCGGGACGTGGTGCTGCGGACCGCGGGCTTCCCGGCCGCCGGCCTGGACCGGCTCACCGCGCCGGAGGCCGCCGCGGTGGCGGACGCCCACCTCGACGGCACGGTCACCCGCGAGGTCGCCGAGAAGGCGCTCGGCACGGCGTTCGCCGGCTCCTCGGCCGAGCTGGCCGAGCTGGCCGCCGACCCGCTGCTGCGCGAGGCGGTCACCTGGCAGAACCCGGACATGCTGATCGCCCTGGACGGGCTGCTGCACACCGACCCCGCGGTGCGCAACGTGCGCCGCCGCAAGCGCGAACTCAGCCTGCTGCGCTACTGGCAGCGCTACTGCGGCAAGGCCGAGACGATCGGCTTCTTCGGGCCGGTCTGCTGGGGCGTGCTCGACCCGGACGACCCGGACACCCGGCTCACCCCGGGGCCGGGCCTGGTCGCCCGGCGCGAGGTGGTCTTCGAGGCGTGGGCGCTGATCGCGTACGCCGACCGGCTCGCCGACGACCTCGCGGTGCGCCGCTGGTGGGCGCCGGCGCTGCAACCGCACCTGAGCGTGGTGGACCGGCAGCTGTGCTGGCCGCTGCACCCGCCGGTGCCGCTCACCGCCGCCGAGGCGCGGCTGCTGGGGTACTGCGACGGCCGGACCCCCGCTATCGAGCTGGCCGCCCGCGCCGTCGCCGACGGTGACGTCGGGCTGCGCACCACCGCCGACGCGTACCTGCTGCTGGACCGGCTCGTCGACCGGGGACAGCTGACCTGGGACGCGAACCTGCCGAACAGCCCCGAGGCGGAACGGGTGCTCACCGCCCGCCTCGCCGCGATCGGCGACGCCGGGACCCGGGCCGAGGTGGGCGCCGGCTTCGACCGGCTGCGCGCCGCCCGCGACGCGGTCGCCGCCGCCGCCGGTGACCCGGACCGGCTCGGCGCGGCGCTCGTGCTGCTCAACGCCGAGTTCACCGCCGTCACCGGCCGGCCGGCCACCCGGCAGAGCGGCGAGATGTACGCCGGCCGCACCGTGCTCTACGAGGAGACCTCCCGCGACCTCACCGTCCGGGTGGGCGCCACCGTGACCGACGCGCTCGCCGCGCCGCTGTCCATCGTGCTGCACGCCGCCCGCTGGCTCACCGCCCAGGTGGGTGCCGGCTGTGCCCGGATCGTCGCGGACCTGCACGCCGAGCTGGCCGCCGACGGGCCGGTCCGGCTCGCCGACGTCTGGTTCCTCGCCCAGGGCATGCTGCTCGCCCCGGACGGCCCGGTGGCCCGGGCCGGTGCCGAGCTGACCGAGCGGTGGACCCGGCTGTGCGGCCTGCGCGACCTGCCCGCCGGTCAGCCGGAGCTGCGGCTCGACGCCGCCGACCTGGCGGAGCGCGCCGCCGAGCTGTTCCCGGCGACCGGGCCGGGGTGGCCGTCCGCCCGCATCCACAACGCCGACGTCCAGCTCGCCGCCGACTCCGTGGCGGCGCTGAACCGGGGCGAGTTCCTGCTCGTCCTCGGTGAGCTGCACCCGGCCACCGTCCCGTACGACAGCGCGGTGCTCACCCCGTTCCATCCCGACCCGGTGGCGCTGCGCGCCGCGCTGGACGCCGACCTCGGGCCGGCCCGGCTGCGGGTGCTCTACCCCGAGGGCTGGCCCCGGCTGGCCACCCGCACCACGTACGCGCTCGCCGGCCCGGCGGACCGGCAGCTCGGCATCGACACCGCCCGCGGCGGCGACGTGGAACGCCTCGTCCCGGCCACCGCGGTCCGGGTCGAGGCGGTGGCCGGCGACCTCGTCGCGGTCTTCCCCGACGGCGGCCGCTGGCCCGTCACGGAGGTCTTCGCCTCGCTGCTCGGCGCGCTGCTGGTCGACTCGTTCAAGCTGCTCGACCCGGCCCCGCACACGCCCCGGATCACCATCGACCGGCTGGTGGTGAACCGGCGCGGCTGGCGTACCACGGCCGGCGGCTGCGGGCTGGCCGGACACCGCACCGAGGCCGAGCGCTACCTCGCGGTCCGCCGCTGGCGGACCGCGCTCGACCTGCCCGAGCGGGTCTTCGTCAAGGTCGGCACCGAGGTCAAGCCCTGCTACGTCGACCTGACCGGCCCGCTCTACGCGCAGTCGCTGTGCGCCATGGTCGACGCCGCCCTGAAGACCGGACCGGACGTCCCGGTCACCGTCACCGAGCTGCTGCCCGAACCGGCCCGGTCCTGGGTGACCGACGCCGCCGGGCACGGCTACGTCAGCGAACTGCGCCTCCAGATCACCGATCCAGCACCGTACCGGGGAGACCACGGGTGA